TTAAAGTTGGTCGGCTGTAATTAGAACTAACAAACAGTGCTCCGACTCCCATTTTAATTAGACTTCGGTAAGCCGTGTTCTGTAATCGTATTCGACCAGCGTCTCGTCTTTTACTTACAAATTCGGTGAGGGACATTTTGTATTATCGAACCGGAAACATTAACGTACCTAAAACGAAGGTTTATACGCgtttaattacttaaacaactacttaagtaagtaggtacttgcaCAGTTAGAGTGTGCTCCAAAAAGTATgctagataggtacctacttatggaTAAAGGATACATAAAttgacattgtttttaattgacaAGACATATTATTCGattgaactatttttaaatgattcatTTTGACATAtcgtaatgattattattttatgttttatttatgttttcgtacctatctaattttaatatatatatatttttttttactttaatgtatattttaacacCCTTTTGTATTGTAACCTGtgttcacaaaataaaataatttgaatttgaaaaacaaagttttgtCACGCGGATATAAACTGTAGAGCACTAACTACTACGATTGTTACTTCTTTTGTTTCTTCCACATTCATCATTAGCAATGGCCCCGAATGGCACGTAATACAAAACCTCTATTCCTTATCGTCGTATCAGTGGAAATAATGTACCTAAGGTCCTTCCCAAATgctacgtaataaaaatatcttaagtaCTATTTATATCCAGTTATCTTTATATTAatgaatacatacattttttagtTATGTGTTCTATCTTAGCTTGTTCCcctaaataacataactggtataataaaaatagacaaaGACAACATTGAATAGCATATGCACCTCAGTCTACCCCTTCGCAGAACAAATAGGGTGCGTTATAATGAACAATACAAGTATTAGTGCAGGTAGCAGAACTCGTTACTAAGTTACACAACGCATTTACTGCGTCAAAATGTTTTTGCCAAAACCGCTCCGTGCGCTCGCCAGCAGCGGGTGTTTAATTTCGAACCGAAACTCGTGCCTTCGATAGCTCAGTTGGTAGAGCGGTGGACTGTAGAGGAATTGTCACTGATATCCATAGGTCGCTGGTTcaaatccggctcgaaggagACTTTTTTgggtaaattttatttttgttgatatatttttttattattttttgttgcacattaaaattgttacattttgaataaattgttatttttctgaTTTTACATAGCAATGAGTGGATTGAATTGGATTACATAATGTAAGAATCAGTAGGTAAAACTCTGATTTGGTTACTATTTTATCTTATCTCTGAAACTGATTGAAGTGTAAATATGAAGGTCATACATCTAGGTATCtagtttatttctatttatttacttattccgAGTCCGAGAACAGTACCTATTTTGGctattttatgtacctaataacattttaaaagatttaaaaaaattaaggaatttattatttactcataACATTTATCTAATTggacaaaataacatttttcacGTGACTAAAACATTTGCTTTGTCGCATGTTGTACGTTAAGAGCGCATTTCATCTCGACAGTAATTAAAAATCCCATTGTACCGATGTAACTGCGGGTGTAGACGAACAGAGGACGCGGAATAATAGAAAAGCATCCTTAACAGTAacaaaatgttttcataaaacAGTTTTTCACACTCAGTCGAAGTGTTAGCAACATATAACTCGCACAATAAAGCCGTGCTTCACGACCACTGCACAAATGCAACGAGCATTTTATCCCGCGGGGGCAGCACACCCCACGGCTCTCAACAGCCTCCCGAGAGCACCATTCATGTGAAGCAAAAACAAAGCTACCCTTTCTACTCCGCGTGAAACCATAaatgcaaaacattttttttccattCAAGAGGACCTTTCCAGGTCAACTTGCTTATATTTTCACCAGTAAAATACTTAGTTAAACGTTTGTGCAGATAACAATCAGTGTGtcgtaatttcattttaaataaattacgcaTTTCTTAATTAGAGCTATAAAATTCTGTTATTGttacaaataactttgaaaCCAAATTTCTCTTTAAGGCGCTTCAGATCTTTATTAACAATTTGCAAATTGTTCTGTGGTTTTCCTTTAcagtcaatttaattaataaattcagGGAAATTAAATTAGCTAATTTTGTAAGTATGTACGAGGAAAATGGTAACGTTGAAAGAACTTAGGGAATAGTTGAGTGGTctacatttatatttcaaattaataattgtatggAAAGAAAAGTTGGTTTGTAAAAATTTATGAATCCCTGTGGAGCGCATGCCGGAGGCTCGGAAAACTATTGAGGGGTAAACGAAGTGGCAACCAACCTGAGCTGGATAGTCCCTAGGGCTGCCACAAACGGCCTCGATATTAATATCAGGTTTGTTGAAACAAAGCCTTGGTAAATTGCTTATTTGAAAACACTTCTGTCGAACTGAAGATCATTTCTGTCTTTCCCTAGAggaatagaaaatatattactaaGTAGGTAACCTATGTAATACATAGACTTAGATAATGTCTAGTCGTGCTCATTACAATGCCACCACCAACTGTTCAGTAATAAAATTTCTAACATTGTAATTTCTGTTAGCTCATTTTTGAGaaatcaattaataatacataattcacATGAAATTTAACAATAATCAAATGGCTACTCGACTGGATATGTAGGTATTTGGTCGATACTATTATAGTGCAGTACTTCGAAGAAATGTAATGAATGAGTAACACAAAACCGCgtctttatttcataaaaatcgtAAAACGTGACTATGGTAGGGTACAACCCCGTGAACTCTTGATTCATCATCCTCACGACTCGGTTAAACCAAGGAAACTTTTCAATTGAAGTTATTCCCGGCGTGGGTTTAAAAATTCCCTCTAATTAAAATTGTCAACTAGGTCACAGGTATAAAGAATCTATTGAAATGTACGACGCTACCTTACCGCCACCTATGTGGCAACAAAGCGAATGTGACACtgcagtatttatttgtttagttacaTAAAAGATGATAATTGTTTATGAGGAgattttttacgtaatttaattttgttattaatagcATTGTCGAAAGCCATAGCATCTAGGATATATGACGCAGCCAACTAGTTTAATTAgccatttaatttatattgccTAGCGGCTAGGGTATACGCTAAGTACCTAGTTGAATAAATGACACCATTTTAACAAACCTGGTAACAGTTTATTTTTGATGATGATTACATTTTAAGGTTATTCAGACTGTTAAACagcacattttatttatgtttaagtttGATTGGACCAATTgtgttgataaaaaaaattctaaatataaaaagggCACATGGCCTATGGTGTTTTACTTCCCCACCCACACACCTCACTAACATCGGCTTAGAACTCAATCATGGTACCTAActctaataaagaaattaactTTAGGTACTATTTAAAACGACTTCAAGAACAAGCAtcctttatttgaaaaattgtgGGCCTACTCTTCCATTAGCAACACTAACGACATCTATACTGGAGCTTTTATGCATTCATAAACTTCTGTTCAGTTCAGAAAAATCTTTGCCCTAGCTTTTGTAACGACACTCGGTGCTAAGTAGGAACACGACAGATGGCACTGTATCCCAAATGCTATCAAAGCGACCTCTGTTGGATTGTAACAAAATTAACTTGAGAGAGGTTACTTTACAATTTATTTCCCAACTTTCACTTCGTTTCATGATTCTAAAACCTGAAACAATACTTTTTTCATAGAGTTCTCTATTGCGCATTCTCTATATGCGCGTgcataatattcaaattattgttctagaaagtactggaatcaaatcaaatcacgtcaacagcctataagtggccactgctgaccaaatgcctctcgCGGAGGCATGAGCTTTAAAACGTTCTATActggaacgcagatctacgcaagACAATGTgatttctattgtgtctcatataccgacataCGTCCTCTTACCACCTAAACCTCTTGAGGTTTATTACCGCTTGCTAAACGCGGGCTGGTGatttcaaatatattattataaattatcagCCCAAGTTTTCTCaagatgttttctttcaccgtttgtcagtggtgtgtcTAATTAATCTTTAACTTAAAAATTGTATCTAATTCTTGTAATGTTAATGTCTCTTTCGCTTGGGCACCTGCTAGTCCTGTACCAAGTATCTGCTTTCATCAAAGTTAAGAGGGAATATCTAAGCCGTGAAATCCACCGCCACTGAAATAATGAAAAACGTTGAATGTCACCCAGGGCATGTCATAAATTGCATTCTCCGAGATTACTGGCCACATTATACCATAACTAACGTAGACCTACTAAAATGAAATACCCAGATCAAATACCGCAAGTAGAGAAAGGCATGGGTTGGCCACACGCTCCGAAAGGGGAGtattccagactccttgctatGAGTCGTTTTGACTCTGAATAAGCACAAAATACCTTTTCCCATAGAAATAACAACGAGAGCAAAAAGCTATACACTTTTTACTTTCCTCCAAtgacattttgatatttttcgtTGCAGGCTCGCAGTTTTGGAAAATACGGCCAAGTTTACCAATTGCAACCTAAGGCCAGGCCCTATTAGGTCGCAGTGTGCAAACGTTTATAGCAAATTATACGTTGGTCCAGACCAGGCGTGCCGGCTTGGTTAGTATACGTCCAGTAAGTCATTGAGGCTAAGTACGCGACGGCGACGTTCACGTTTTTTCTTTAGTTAGTTAATCTGGTCGTTGTGGTACTAGCCGTCTAACGAGCAAGTGCCTCGTGTAGTAGGATTATGGATTATATTTTGGTACATTGATAATATCATGATTTATTTTAGACGAATCTTTTTTACACTGTACCTAACAGATACTGTAAAGTGTAATGGTACTATAGAATATTTCAGCAagtttgtgttatatttttttatttaaaatagcatTTCATTTCTTCCTAACATTGTAATTGTATGTCATGTATGTTAGTTACATCTAATGTCAATAATGAGGTTTTCTGGGTATGTATACGAGTTGATGATGATTTACATGctgttttagaattattattggCGATTCTCATAAAACCCTGATTGAATCATGCGTTGATATGGCTCATGTATCAAGTACATTACTGATATTTAAAGTTGACTTCCCCAATGCCCATTATGACATTTTCACTTCCCCTAAATAAAAGtcatgtgtaatatttttaacttttttaataggGATAACTTATATAATATGCAAGGGATAGTCCCAAGGATTCCTCTTTAGTGATAAAAGGATAAAACCATTCACAAATGGAGAATCACAATTTATCACCTGCTCAATAAATACAGTCAACAGTAAGCATAATCTTAAACAATTTATCTGTAAATGATATTTAGTCATTTTACAACTCTGGATATTAACTGACAAAGTTTCAAAACTAAAAAGTACGTCTACGAGAGTCGAACGACACCGGGCACGGGCGCCCGCGCCGGCCCCGCGCGTGGCGACGCGACAGTCCGACTACACTATGTACAGGTCACTGCGCCGCCGGCTGGcgagggcggcggcggcgcggctaGGACGACGAGCCCGCGCCGAACATGTTGGAGCTGAAGGCCGCCGCCTgcaccgccgcgccgcccgccgagctcgcgccccccgcgcccccgccgctcGCGCCCCCGGCGCCCCGGGACTTGGGCATTGGCGGCTGCAGGTACTCGTGCCGCGCCAGACCGAACACGTCGATGCGCTCCTCCTTGCGGTACGCCAGGCACGCCCGGATGAAGCTCTGCAAGAACCAAACATTATGCATGAGTAAAATATTGGAACACCGTGCAAAACTACTAACGTAGCAAAAATATCCAACGgtagacaaattaaaattttcggtGACTCACCTTAGCCTCATTGCTGACCGTAGGTTTGTTAGCAAACTGCACCTCGGTCGCCTTTAGTATTGTGTTCTCCTCCAGTATGGTGGCCTGGCTTTGGTTGTGTCCGAACGGCTTCTTGCCATATAGACACTGGTAGAAGATTACTCCCACACTCCAAACGTCCACCTTGCTACTGATCTTTGGTGGGTTTTTACCGACAACGAAGCATTCAGGCGGCAGGTACCTATAAAAGAAGAAGATTGTTATTCTCATTTGCTTTTTACCGTCAGAATCAATACTTttctacaaaatacaaattggttatttaaaagaaaaatagagACACAAGCCAACAACTTACCAATAAGTGCCTGCTCCCTGGCTCGTTAAGTCCATCCCGTGGTCGGGATTGTAATTCTCTTCGTCCATCACTTTGGACAGACCGAAGTCAGTGATCTTGATCTCGCCGCAGACGTTACCCTCGGTGAGGAGGATGTTGCCTGGCTTCAAGTCGTAGTGGATCACTGGGGGCTTGATCTCGTTTAAATACTTCAACGCTGACACGACTTGCATCACGATCGAGCGAGCCTCACGCTCCGGAATTGTCTTGTGCTGGAATTGAAAACATACGAAATCTATAATATAGAATGAGGAAAGTATTGTGTTACCGAGATGTGAAACTTTTCCTACAGCATTATGGTGAAAGGGGTCTCGCGAAGTATGAACAGTGTCAACACCAGCGCTCTGTACCAGCCAACACCGCACACAATTCGAAGTGCGAAAGGAAACCACGGCGatgtaacataattttataacatgaaGACTCATTTGAAGATAATACAAGTACGTATCACGCATTTTCAGACCCTTCCATCCAATTGAAGGCGAGCCCAAACAATCACCTTTGATGCTATCACGTAGCTGCATTATTGCAGTGAACACATGACTCAATAAAgtcacaacaaataaaattaaaacaataaaactgcaCTCACCTGTTTGAGATAAAAATCGAGATCATGTCCATTACAGTACTCAAGCACTGTACAAAACGAGTTGCCGTCAATTTCAAATACGtcatataattttacaattcGAGGGTGGTCTAATGCTTTGTGAATATTGTACTCCCTCAGCGCGTGTCTGTAACAAAATAGATTACAATTGAGTGAGGAAACTATAAAAGGTTTGAGGTACCTCTTTCAGATATGTAGTTGTAAGATTTGTCACACaagtttttataagaaaaatacttCTGATTAAAgatgcataattattattgctttctatttaatttaatttattttactttgactaGGCTTTATAAGAGacctttgtataataatatgttttccaTTCCTGAGTTATCAGATTGGCAATTAAGGCTTCATCTGACATCTAAAGTGCTATTtagtaacctatttacagacAGCAATATATTTTTGCCTTGGAAATTTTTCTTCTTAGTCaagtttttctttcatttagaACCCTTTTCAACAATAACACCgaacaaaaaaaagaattggcgaAATCGGTGCgactgttctcgagatttgggCTTAGCAAcgcattaaatttttttattgtacatttacaaatataaagttaataaatgAAGTGATGATTCGCCATCGTACACAGACTCACTTGATATAGTTGGCCTTCTTATCTTCCTTCCAGTCTTTGTTGAGTTGATGCACCTTGCACGCAGTATACCGCTGCTCTCGCAGGTCAAATGCCTTATGGACTTCACTGAAGCCACCTTTTCCGAGCAACATCAACAGTAGGTACCTGGTAAATTGATTATGGAGATGTTAGATACAAGTTACAATGATAACAGAGTAAAAGTCTAGTTTTATTCTCGTGTCGTGATGCTGAGTATAATGGGGCTTATTTTTCGTAGTAGCTATATTGTTAGTACACTTAGTACCTAGTAGTAGTCTGGAATTGAAGCCGGTTTATAGTATAACGTTCTCGTTAACTTATTACATGGGTTTTACAACTTAACTGGCGAAAAGTTTAATATGTGCACTTCTACCTGCCGCCATAGAATAAATGGTGTGACGTTATTTGTATTCATGGAAATACATGtttgatacaagtatttttttctacaacTTATTTTAACACTAAAGCACTCAAAAGAGAGAGCTTATGAAAGTGAAATTGAATGAACAGTTATAATAATTCTATAGGATCAAGAAAAAATGCAACTGGCAGTAAAATTACCATAAAATCGGACAAATTATAATCAGAATTAGCTACTTGTCACATTCTTGTACAGAGGAAGTAATTAACTACATTATTCATCATCTATCGATAGCTAATTACTTGTAGTAATCGTCAAAACAACGATATTGATAGAATATTCCGGAAATATTAGTGAACATTTTtgcaaaaagttttaaaacgtAACAATATTTGCAAGAACATATAAAATTAGATCAGGGTTTCGTCGTTATCACGTTATCTACTTTCGAAAtgttttatcttaaaatattgtGTGTGAATATTTGCTTTCAGATTCCCTGGTGTTTTTATAGCAAATCTGTAATGTCTGCTAAATACTGTGCAgtaatacaaaatacaacaagTATTTTATGTATCTAATAAGTAGTATGGATCTAATAAgtactataattattaaagaCAGCAACAGCCGTGGACAGTAGCAAACCCAATGAAAGAGAATGAGCCAGCTTAATATAAAGGGGGTTTGTCTACCTCCATGCTTGGCAGATAGCTGGAGATCACAATTTAAtacgtaaatatttaaaacaataaatcaaaaagttatttaaaaaaaatagtatgcTATCTGTTAAATCCTCTTTTTAAACTAAACTGATACATAGTTATGTAAATACGAAAACGCTACACTTGTTTTAGCTGTGTTGCTATGTTCATGTCATCATATATACTTcgacagcctgtaagtggccagtGGTGACCAAAAATCATCATGGATTATTACGAAAATACGCATTTTTCCCTGGTGAAAAAGGATAGTGGTGTGCGTGTTACAGTATTATATAACATCCAGCTTTCTTTATGCAATACTTAATAGAAAATGGGACTGTAATTAGGTGAAGTAGCCAATACCAAGTAAATTAGTAACTTGGGTTATGCAAGGGAAAAAAGAAAATCGATTATTTCTTCAGTTGCGGAGTCATCTCAATACAATCTTCTACTCTCGTTAATTCAAACCTTCGATAATTCGAAGTTGCAGTGAGAAAGGGACAGAAAGATCCCAGAGTTTGCAGAGTTAAAATTTTGGAACATTTGATATTTCAAACTTTTCGATCATTCGGTTAAGAGTAGACTGTTAATAAGCTTGGAACACATCCTAAACATCGATAGATATTTTctaattagcttctgccagcgacttcgctgGCGTTCctgataaaaagtagcttatatGTTATTCCCgaccataatctacacctgttctaaatttcatcccaatcccttcagcagttttgatgTGAtagactaacaaacaaacaaactttcgctttataatataagtagaaTTACTATGTCAATCAAAGTAAAACTCACCGATCAGAGAGCACAGGATGCTGTGAGAAGCGGCTCTGATCTTCATTGTGTATTCGCTTCAGTTCCCTAATGTGAAGATTTCTTTCTCGTTCTAACTTTTCCATTTCTAGCTGCAAGTCCGCATCTTCTTTTTTAAGTGCACTCTGTCTcaactgtaataaaaataaaaacattcgtCATTTAATAAGACTGTGTAATGTGCGGCTGACGCCACaactgttttacttttttttccttTCAAAAAAGAGACATCAGAACTGAGCCTTGACATTTTGATTTCCAATAACCAGTTATACTGTAGCATTTCCTAAATCACCCGTTTTACTTTATAACCAGATATtaacacttatttattattattactatacatTACTGGTACTACCAACTACAAATTTCTTCATTGATATCAAACTATGGAGCTTTAgaaaattgattaatattaatgcTCCAGTTAATATGAGGTTTCAAACATCCAATCAGCATACCATATAACATACAAGGCCTATAACCGTTACAATTGAATAATTTAGCAATAACGGTCACTCAATAGAATCCAGAGCTGCAGAAATTTtccacacatacatacatgtaaacaAATGTGTCATGAATAATTGTTTTCGTTAAATAAACTATGCTCCGATAGATAGGAATGGTAGTACATCATCATCAGTTTATAGAagctgctgaccaaagaccctCTTCTCATACGAAGAAGGTtcgcattaatcaccatgcttacTCAAGGAGCATTGGCAATTGGAAACTTATgacagtgatgtctaaataggCTTTGTAAGTACATGTAAGAGACTATACCTTTAATATTTCATCAGCTTCATAATACTCCTGATAGGTCATGCTAGGTAGCGGGTCTGGTTTGAGGAAGGTGGGTGCTTCCGTCCCGTTGTGTAGCGGAGACGGCTGAGGCGTGCTGGGCGCGGCGCTGGACGCTCGCTTGCCGCGACCACCGCCGCCCTCGTTGTTCACTGGCCGCTTTTTAAATAACAACTTTTTCTGACGAtctatttcttctttttctGCAGTTATTTCTTCTTGCCGCCTGAAATAATAGGTAATGTAAAGGctagtcatttttattttttattgataacatAATACATAGGTTTTTCCAGTGTACTAGGCCTAGCAGGGATTGACCACTTTTTAAGTGTATTCCCAGACTGTAAGTTGTTCTTTGAACCATGAAAAACCCAATTGGTACAAAACAGAGTCAATCAACATACCTCGTTAATTCTTGAAATGCGTATCCATCAGTCCAATTCTCTTGAAACGTGGCGCCGACGCGCTGCGTCACAAACTGGCCAAGCCTCAGTCTATTCTGCATGCACCGCTGCCTAGCCTCTTTCTTCTCAATTGTGCTTTTCTCATTTAACAATTTCTTTACAACTTCTATACATTTATTGATGTGTGATTTATGTTGATCTATTACCTGAAATAACATTATCGATTAAATAAAGTCATTTACAACTTACACTTATGcaggttttattaaattaatatcaaatctCTGTATTACCTTGCTCTGTGCTTGCACTTGATGTTTCAATTCTTCATTAGATCTCGTTAATtcatctattttattatttcttacttctaaGTCAGAAGACGCTTGAGTTTCTAACTCCTGTATCCTCTGGCATGTCAGTTCTGTTTGAACCTGTGGACAGTAACATcaaccataaataaatacaataatatataaaatactattgATAGTAAATTGTGGTGGACAAAAGTTTACCTGTTTTACAGATGTGTGGGGTCGTGGCTGGGACGCCGAACGTAAAAAATCGGCACCAGGAGGCATTATCGACGAGGGTGACGGTGGGTACTgcacacaaaattattattagtctGCATGTCATTATAAACACAGCTGCCAtcatatcaaacaaaatataatggCGCAAATACATCCAACTACAAATTTCAAACTGACCACACTAATGATTACagtatttgataataaaaactGATTTATGCATAcagaaacattattttcaattaaggAAAGCAAGTTGAGTCTTGCCTTCAGTGACTCATTTAATGTGATCACTTATAAACATGATTATAAACTTTAGTGAATGTATTAATAACATCTTGCATATTTTCATTGATGCATCAAAACATGTAGTGGAGGGGCCATTTTGTGTACTTTTTACCTATGACAGATGTACAGACagattatttaattgaaattagaAGCATTTGTAATTCAACTTTTTACAAAGCTCAATTCATTGTAGTttgattattgtaataattgctCAGTATAGTTGGCATATTTGCTCCTGTTTGATTAGttgatttgtaatattaaaatagtgtaATATACTAACCATAGGATAATTCGCGCCCTGCGGGGATGGCGACTTGGCACCGGCATGCCTCACAGGACTTGAAGAGGGGTGTTTCGAGAAATATTCCCTAATATTTTTGTCTGATGAATTGTGCCTCTGTTTGCCGCCaccgcccccgccgccgccaACGCCTTCTTCTCCTGGAATTAACACACAAACCACCGTTATAACATTTAGCATACCTTTGTAAAACACCAAGCTACATATGCATCAAAAAATTTCAAGTTTTTTAAACATGGATACAATATGTTATGGCTTTGACGGAAGACATCATTATTCTACTCATTCATTACTTAAAATATCCTATGATAAtgctattaaaatttattatgtatttattactacTCTACAGCTAATGAAGTCATCACTTTATAACttttaagtaaacaaaacaaatataaataaaaataacataaagtcACTCAGTTAATTCTCCAAAAGATCAGAGATGCATGTAATATGACCATTTAACCACAATCTGGAGTGTTTGAAAGCCCCATGGAATAGCGAGCGAGCCTCTGTCATACAACAAGCTCATAAGCAGGTTCTCGGTTTAGACATTTATAAAGTTGAAAGGACTATCTGTGATGTAGATATTTACCTTTCCGTTTCCTCTTTCTTTCTGGCATGGCTATAGTAGGTGTGGCACCGCTTGGGGGCACTAAAGCAGTGCCAGGAGCAGCAGTGGAGCCTCGCATAGCGGCAGACTTTTCCGGAGTTAAAGCGTCAACTTCTTTATCACTATGAGATGACCCTGAAAGTAGTTTTGTCTTTGATTATtcttaataagtataatttataagttattttaatagaaaaagccAATAAAGAACCTTGAGAGGAGACTTGCACTAAATGGTGAGCAATCAATTATACCTAAGTGCCAGTAAGTGTTTTAAGTACAATAGTATACTTGACTTTACTAGTTTATAGACATTCTCACAGCATTTACACcgttaatgtaattttatgtgTACTCCGctattaaagatatattttccTTTCACGCTTTGTCTGGCTAGATTAAAACTTTCAGTATCTCAATATCGAttcaaaattgttgttttctaATGCTCAGTTTCACTGAAACAACAGCAGCATGCATAAACACTTACAAGCCGACACAAAACGGATTTACAAAGCATTCTGAAAGCAAAATCTTATATGTTTTACTGTTTgtctaaattattgtttatgtttatgttacaCTGTTAAGGCAATTAGCCACAGGAGTAATGTTCTATTGCAAAAAGTATACAGTAATTCATATGTGATCaaactttgtaaatagtaaTGTGAGTAATAAGTTTACTATAAACAGGGCTTATTACACCGAATAAGACATATGGATCAACAAGTAAATACTACAACAGAACTACAAATTAACACGTCAATTAAATCATGAGCAGTTAACTCACTTTTTGACAAGGAGCTCAGTAGGCCGACGTGGTTTATGTTAGCTCCACTTTTATAGTCATGCATTGTGGCACGCTATAGTCTCGGTTGACGA
This window of the Spodoptera frugiperda isolate SF20-4 chromosome 23, AGI-APGP_CSIRO_Sfru_2.0, whole genome shotgun sequence genome carries:
- the LOC118266699 gene encoding serine/threonine-protein kinase tousled-like 2 isoform X1, whose protein sequence is MHFKESFAMSDRPNERGRRNSRCKGAGVKMEHFQAALDPRKQELLEARFLGAKVSTREILVETRRTPEYKSMSAGSQIQMAPQTTVNTGQPLHNQDSNMSTGSSHSDKEVDALTPEKSAAMRGSTAAPGTALVPPSGATPTIAMPERKRKRKGEEGVGGGGGGGGKQRHNSSDKNIREYFSKHPSSSPVRHAGAKSPSPQGANYPMYPPSPSSIMPPGADFLRSASQPRPHTSVKQVQTELTCQRIQELETQASSDLEVRNNKIDELTRSNEELKHQVQAQSKVIDQHKSHINKCIEVVKKLLNEKSTIEKKEARQRCMQNRLRLGQFVTQRVGATFQENWTDGYAFQELTRRQEEITAEKEEIDRQKKLLFKKRPVNNEGGGGRGKRASSAAPSTPQPSPLHNGTEAPTFLKPDPLPSMTYQEYYEADEILKLRQSALKKEDADLQLEMEKLERERNLHIRELKRIHNEDQSRFSQHPVLSDRYLLLMLLGKGGFSEVHKAFDLREQRYTACKVHQLNKDWKEDKKANYIKHALREYNIHKALDHPRIVKLYDVFEIDGNSFCTVLEYCNGHDLDFYLKQHKTIPEREARSIVMQVVSALKYLNEIKPPVIHYDLKPGNILLTEGNVCGEIKITDFGLSKVMDEENYNPDHGMDLTSQGAGTYWYLPPECFVVGKNPPKISSKVDVWSVGVIFYQCLYGKKPFGHNQSQATILEENTILKATEVQFANKPTVSNEAKSFIRACLAYRKEERIDVFGLARHEYLQPPMPKSRGAGGASGGGAGGASSAGGAAVQAAAFSSNMFGAGSSS